Proteins encoded by one window of Tunturibacter psychrotolerans:
- a CDS encoding response regulator, translated as MAYHHSMQLLLVEDELEIQRFLKQSLTDAGYEVDAAKDGRAAAQLASGKKYDVLIVDLGLPDQDGIDLILQLRQSGVSSPVLILSARRSVDDRVKGLELGGDDYLTKPFALAELLARLRNLLRRNLAASEEASRLRVLDLELDFIRRRASRGGEVLNLSPQEFVLLEYLCRHAGRVVTRSMLLSEVWGMRIQPDTNVVDVHIYRLRGKVDIEGREPLIKTLRGIGYVLKDR; from the coding sequence ATGGCTTACCATCACTCCATGCAACTCCTGCTCGTGGAGGACGAACTCGAGATTCAGCGTTTCCTCAAGCAGTCGCTCACTGATGCGGGTTACGAGGTGGATGCCGCCAAAGATGGGCGAGCCGCCGCTCAACTTGCGTCTGGAAAGAAGTATGACGTTCTGATCGTCGACCTTGGCCTTCCGGATCAAGATGGCATTGACCTGATTCTTCAGCTTCGACAATCTGGCGTAAGCAGCCCTGTATTGATACTTTCGGCCAGAAGATCAGTCGACGACAGAGTCAAGGGACTGGAACTAGGTGGCGACGACTACCTGACCAAACCCTTTGCTCTCGCCGAATTGCTGGCTCGGCTGCGCAACCTCTTGAGACGAAACCTGGCTGCGAGCGAAGAAGCCTCACGTTTGCGTGTACTCGACCTGGAACTGGACTTCATCAGGCGTAGAGCCTCCCGTGGGGGCGAAGTCCTGAATCTAAGCCCACAGGAGTTTGTTCTCCTGGAATACCTTTGCCGCCATGCCGGGAGAGTTGTCACTCGATCCATGCTTCTCTCCGAGGTATGGGGAATGCGAATTCAGCCGGACACTAACGTTGTCGACGTCCATATCTACCGGTTGCGCGGCAAGGTGGATATTGAAGGCCGCGAGCCGCTGATCAAGACTTTACGAGGTATTGGTTATGTCCTCAAAGACCGCTAA
- a CDS encoding type III polyketide synthase: protein MTTAYLNRIATAVPEHDVHDTFVVFAEKMLADPRLRVVFRRMVSRADIAHRYSFLDPQKGSGQFSPHDANEFYRLGNFPNTTRRMELFEQSAPVLMKKAVDRLALNEMERSGITHVLVTCCTGLYAPGLDFEIVDHLGLSADVERTMVGFMGCYAAINALKLARHIVRSDPKAGVLMVNLELCTLHFQETQELEQVLSFLVFADGAAASLITAREQGLALDSFKAVMVPETRGLITWKIRDLGFDMLLSGQVPGELGRALHEGELMAERDGIDLWAVHPGGRSILDAVEKGLELPTDALAASREVLSCFGNMSSATVMFVLQRIMQQARRGQRGCAMSFGPGLTAETMRFHGV from the coding sequence TTGACTACGGCTTACCTGAACCGCATCGCTACTGCCGTACCAGAGCACGATGTGCATGACACCTTCGTCGTCTTTGCAGAGAAGATGCTCGCCGACCCTCGGCTACGTGTGGTCTTCCGCCGCATGGTGAGTCGCGCCGACATCGCCCATCGCTATTCGTTCCTCGATCCGCAGAAAGGTTCCGGCCAATTCTCGCCGCATGACGCGAATGAGTTTTATCGGCTAGGTAACTTTCCCAACACGACGCGGCGTATGGAACTGTTTGAGCAGAGCGCTCCTGTGCTGATGAAGAAGGCCGTAGATCGGCTTGCGCTCAATGAGATGGAACGCTCCGGTATTACGCATGTACTGGTGACCTGCTGCACGGGGCTCTATGCGCCGGGGCTGGACTTTGAGATCGTCGACCACCTCGGGCTTTCGGCGGATGTGGAGCGCACGATGGTTGGATTCATGGGATGCTATGCCGCGATCAATGCGCTGAAGCTGGCGCGGCACATTGTGCGCTCAGATCCGAAAGCGGGTGTTCTGATGGTCAACCTGGAGCTGTGTACGCTGCACTTCCAGGAGACGCAGGAACTGGAGCAGGTGCTCTCTTTCCTGGTCTTTGCCGATGGTGCGGCGGCGAGCCTGATTACTGCTCGCGAACAGGGTCTCGCGTTGGACAGCTTCAAGGCGGTGATGGTGCCGGAGACACGTGGGCTGATTACCTGGAAGATCCGCGATCTTGGGTTTGACATGCTGCTCTCAGGACAGGTGCCGGGAGAGCTGGGCCGCGCGCTGCATGAGGGCGAACTGATGGCGGAGCGCGACGGCATCGACCTGTGGGCGGTGCATCCCGGCGGACGGTCGATTCTGGATGCGGTGGAGAAGGGACTGGAACTGCCGACGGATGCGCTGGCAGCGTCGCGCGAAGTGCTATCGTGCTTCGGCAACATGTCGTCGGCGACGGTGATGTTTGTGCTGCAGCGAATAATGCAGCAAGCACGCCGGGGGCAGCGTGGGTGTGCGATGTCTTTTGGGCCGGGGTTAACGGCGGAGACGATGCGCTTCCATGGGGTCTAG